GAAAAAACCAACGTCGGCGTCGTCCGCGAAGTCGGTGACGGCGTCGCCAAGGTCGAAGGCCTTTCGGACGTGATGCTGAACGAGATGATCTCGTTCCCCGGCGGCGTGACCGGCCTCGCGATGAACCTTGAGGACGGTGAAGTCGGTGTCGTGCTTCTCGGCTCCTACGACAAGATCGTCGCGGGCATGGAGTGCTCCACCACCGGCAAGCTGCTTTCCGTTCCGGTCGGTCGCAAGGTCTTCGGCCGCGTCGTGAACGCTCTCGGCCACGCCATCGACGGCAAGGGCGAGATCGAAGCCTCCGCTTCCTACCCGATGGAGAAGATCGCTCCGGGTATCATCAAGCGTAAGTCGGTGTCCGTCCCGGTGCAGACCGGCATCATGTCCATCGATGCCATGATCCCCGTCGGCCGCGGCCAGCGCGAGCTCATCATCGGTGACCGCTCGACCGGCAAGACCACCATCGCCGTCGATACCATCATCTCCCAGGCCAAGCAGAACAAGCTGGCCGAGCAGGGCAAGCTGCAGAACCACAAGCCGCTTTACTGCATCTACGTCGCCATCGGCCAGAAGCAGTCGAACGTGGCCCGGATCCAGAAGACGCTGGAAGACTCCGGCGCCATGGAATACACCACCATCGTTTCGGCCACCGCTTCGGATGCCGCCGCGATGCAGTTCCTCGCTCCTTACGCCGGCTGCGCCATCGCCGAATACATGATGGACCAGGGCGAAGACTGCCTCATCGTGTTCGATGACCTTTCCAAGCACGCCGTGGCCTACCGCCAGGTGGCCCTGATCCTGAAGCGCCCCTCCGGTCGCGAAGCGTATCCGGGTGACGTGTTCTACCTCCACTCCCGCCTGCTCGAGCGCTCCGCTCGTCTGACCGAGGCCGCCGGTGGTGGTTCGCTTACCGCTCTCCCTGTCATCGAGACCCAGGCCGGTGACGTGTCCGCTTACATCCCGACCAACGTGATCTCGATCACGGACGGCCAGATCTACCTGGAAACCGACCTCTTCTACCAGGGCATCCGCCCCGCCATCTCGGTGGGTCTCTCGGTGTCCCGCGTGGGTTCCGCCGCCCAGACCAAGACCATCAAGTCCGTCGCCGGCACCACCAAGCTGGACCTCGCCCAGTTCCGCGAGCTGCAGGCCTTCGCTCAGTTCGGTTCGGACCTTGATGCCTCCACCAAGAAAAAGCTCGATCGCGGTGCCCGCATCGTGGAGCTCTTCAAGCAGAACCAGTACTCCCCGCTCTCCATGGAGATGGAGTCGATCTACCTGTTCGCCATGCAGAACGGCTACTTCGACGATGTGAAGGTCAGCGACGTGAAGCGCTTCCAGACTGCGATGGGTGAGTTCTTCGAGACCCGCAAGACCGAGCTCCTCGACAAGATCCGCAACGAAAAGCCGGACCTCAAGAAAGACGCCGCCGCCGTTGAAGCCGTGAAGACGGCCATCAACGACTTCAAGGCTTCTTGGAAGTAATCGGCTCCTCTTAGTCCCTCGCTACTGCTCCCTGCTACTCGCTACTTCTTCTTCCCATGGCCAACCTTCGCGACATCCGCCGACGCATCAAGTCGGTCAAGAACACCGCCCAGATCACCCGGGCGATGCAGCTTGTCGCTGCCGCCAAGATGAAGAAGGCGCAGGACCAGGCGCTCGCCGGTCGTGATTACGCCGATCTTCTCAATCAGGTCCTCGTGAACCTGAAGGAGAACGTCGGTGAGGAAGCCCACCCGCTCCTCCAGACCCGCGATGGCGGCAAGGAACTGGTGCTGGTGATCTCCACCGACAAGGGCCTCTGCGGCGCGCTCAATACCAACGTCGGCAAGAAGATCCGCGCCGAGGTCTCGAAGGACGCGGACTTCGTCACCGTCGGCCGCAAACTGCGCAACCAGCTCGCGAAGGCCGGTCGCAACATGGTTGCCGACTTCGAGGTGAAGGACCCGGTTCCTTTCGCCGAAGCCCGTCCGATCGCAAAGTTCCTGACCAAGGCCTTCCTCGAAGGTGGCTACAGCAAGGTCAGCGTCGCCTTCGCGAACTACGTCAACGTGATGCGCCAGGAGCCGACCATCGTCCAGCTCCTGCCGATCTCGACCGCTTCCCTCGGCGAGAAGCAGGATTACGAGGGCATGGGCGCCGAGGTGAAGGTTAAGGCAACCGACCACGGTGCTGCCCTTTCCAAGGACTATCTCTTTGAGCCCTCCGGCAAGGACGTCCTCGATACCCTCCTGCCGCTCTACATCAACTTCCAGGTCTATCAGATGCTGGTCGAGAGCCGCGCCTCCGAGCACTCCGCCCGGATGGTCGCCATGAAGGGCGCCACGGACAACGCCAAGAAGTTCATCAAGGAGCTGACCCTAGAATACAACAAGCTCCGGCAGGCCGCCATTACCGCGGAACTGCTCGAGATCACCACGGCCATGCGCGCCATGGAGTGATCGGCTCCCGCTTCTTATCTCCGTCATGAAACTCGTCCTTCCATTGCTTCCGATTGCCGCGGCGCTCCTGAGCGTCAGCTGCGGCGGCGGTGGCCTTGACTATGCCGAGGCCTCGGCTCCGACTGCCCCTTATCAGGTGGCTGTCGTGAAGGGCTTCGGCTACAAGGTGGATGGCCCCGATGCCCGGGGTAAGCAACTGTCGAACGAGTTTGCCTCCGTCCTTGCCGAGGAGATCCAAAATGTCGGCAAGTTCTCGAAGGTGACCACCGCTTCCGAGTCGGGTCGCGCCCTCCGCATTGAGGGAGACGTGACCTATCTGGAAGAGGGAAACAACGCCCTGCGCATCGGCATCGGCATGGGTGCTGGGAGTGCTCATTTTAACTGCACCGGTCGCTTCGTCGACAACTCCACCGGTAAGCTGCTCGGGACCTTTGAGGTCGAACGCAGCAGTAAATCGGGCCTCCGCGGCGTGGCCGATACCTTCCCGATCATCCGCCGTTCCGCTGCAGGCGACATCGCCGCAAAGGCCGCAGAGCTCGCCCACTGATTTCCCTCTCATATCCCGATGTCCTCCTTCTCCAAGATCCTCGTCGCCAGCGCCGTGACCGGTGCGTTGCTACTGTCTAGCTGCGCCTCTATCGTGAGCCGCGCCAGCCGCGACGTGTCGATCCAGTCGAACCCCTCGGGACTCGCGTTCTCCGTGGTTAGTGTCGACGGCGAGCCGCTCTACTCCGGCACCACCCCGCAGACGGTGAATCTCAGCGCGCGTGGCGGCTACTTCAAGCCGGCCAAGTACACCGTCCTGGTGAAGCGCGGGAATAAGGTGGTCGGTAGCCATCAGGTCACCGCCGGGATCAACGGCTGGTACTTCGGTAATATTCTCATCGGTGGCCTCGTCGGCATGCTGATCGTCGATCCCCTCACCGGCGCGATGTATCGCATGCCCGCCAGCATCACCGTGGATGCCAATGCAATCGCCGGAGACGCCCCGCGCTCTCTTACGCTCGCCAGCATCGACACTCTGACACCGGAACAGCGCGCCAGCCTCGTCCGCCTCTAAGACCTGAAAACAGAAATCTGAACACAGCAACCGCTGCTATGAGCAACCAAGGAACCATCGTCCAGGTCATCGGCGCCGTCGTTGACGCCGACTTCTCGAAAGCCACCGCGCTTCCCGGGATCTACAACGCCCTCGAAGTCAGCTACAACCTGAACGGCGTCGACACCAAGCTCGTGCTCGAAGTGCAGCAGCACCTCGGTGACGGCTGGATTCGCGCGGTTGCCATGTCCGCTTCGGACGGCCTCAAGCGCGGTATGGTCCTCACCGACACCGGCAAGGCCATCGCCGTGCCGGTCGGCAATCAGGTCCTCGGCCGTATCTTCAACGTGACCGGCGATCTCGTGGACGAAAACGTCCCGCTCGCCAATCCCGAGCAGCGCTCC
This is a stretch of genomic DNA from Luteolibacter rhizosphaerae. It encodes these proteins:
- the atpG gene encoding ATP synthase F1 subunit gamma; translation: MANLRDIRRRIKSVKNTAQITRAMQLVAAAKMKKAQDQALAGRDYADLLNQVLVNLKENVGEEAHPLLQTRDGGKELVLVISTDKGLCGALNTNVGKKIRAEVSKDADFVTVGRKLRNQLAKAGRNMVADFEVKDPVPFAEARPIAKFLTKAFLEGGYSKVSVAFANYVNVMRQEPTIVQLLPISTASLGEKQDYEGMGAEVKVKATDHGAALSKDYLFEPSGKDVLDTLLPLYINFQVYQMLVESRASEHSARMVAMKGATDNAKKFIKELTLEYNKLRQAAITAELLEITTAMRAME
- the atpA gene encoding F0F1 ATP synthase subunit alpha; translation: MSSILQELEKEIANASASVEKTNVGVVREVGDGVAKVEGLSDVMLNEMISFPGGVTGLAMNLEDGEVGVVLLGSYDKIVAGMECSTTGKLLSVPVGRKVFGRVVNALGHAIDGKGEIEASASYPMEKIAPGIIKRKSVSVPVQTGIMSIDAMIPVGRGQRELIIGDRSTGKTTIAVDTIISQAKQNKLAEQGKLQNHKPLYCIYVAIGQKQSNVARIQKTLEDSGAMEYTTIVSATASDAAAMQFLAPYAGCAIAEYMMDQGEDCLIVFDDLSKHAVAYRQVALILKRPSGREAYPGDVFYLHSRLLERSARLTEAAGGGSLTALPVIETQAGDVSAYIPTNVISITDGQIYLETDLFYQGIRPAISVGLSVSRVGSAAQTKTIKSVAGTTKLDLAQFRELQAFAQFGSDLDASTKKKLDRGARIVELFKQNQYSPLSMEMESIYLFAMQNGYFDDVKVSDVKRFQTAMGEFFETRKTELLDKIRNEKPDLKKDAAAVEAVKTAINDFKASWK
- a CDS encoding DUF4410 domain-containing protein, whose translation is MKLVLPLLPIAAALLSVSCGGGGLDYAEASAPTAPYQVAVVKGFGYKVDGPDARGKQLSNEFASVLAEEIQNVGKFSKVTTASESGRALRIEGDVTYLEEGNNALRIGIGMGAGSAHFNCTGRFVDNSTGKLLGTFEVERSSKSGLRGVADTFPIIRRSAAGDIAAKAAELAH